A window of Natrinema versiforme contains these coding sequences:
- a CDS encoding DUF1405 domain-containing protein gives MTASTLTADCERPDDESLPAYLAPVPTTLEELGLRFAWLVVAINLAGTAFGFWYYSGQFTRTATVLWPWVPDSPLATLFVALAIAAWKLGREQPWLTALAFFGNLVLGLWTPMTLLAFADSYAYLSPVMFHFLFWSHLAMVVQALVLHRISDFPVWAVGVAAVWYWSNLIVDYFVPIVGEPHHTIIPVARDTAMFLEADALGVIAAGEVTFVLLAVFLALAIRVKKCEAARSRA, from the coding sequence ATGACCGCGTCGACGCTGACGGCGGACTGCGAGCGGCCCGACGACGAGTCGCTGCCAGCGTATCTCGCGCCGGTGCCGACGACGCTCGAGGAGTTGGGGCTGCGGTTCGCGTGGCTGGTCGTGGCGATCAACCTCGCGGGGACGGCCTTCGGGTTCTGGTACTACTCGGGGCAGTTCACTCGGACCGCGACTGTGCTGTGGCCGTGGGTGCCGGACAGCCCGCTCGCGACGCTGTTCGTCGCGCTGGCGATCGCCGCGTGGAAACTGGGCCGCGAGCAGCCGTGGCTCACCGCGCTCGCGTTTTTCGGTAACCTCGTGCTCGGGCTGTGGACGCCGATGACGCTGCTCGCCTTTGCCGACTCCTACGCGTACCTCTCGCCGGTGATGTTTCACTTCCTCTTCTGGAGCCACCTCGCGATGGTCGTCCAGGCGCTGGTCCTCCACCGGATCAGCGACTTTCCGGTGTGGGCCGTCGGCGTCGCCGCCGTCTGGTACTGGAGCAACCTCATCGTCGACTACTTCGTTCCGATCGTCGGCGAGCCACACCACACGATCATCCCCGTTGCGCGGGACACCGCCATGTTCCTCGAGGCCGACGCGCTCGGCGTGATCGCTGCGGGCGAAGTCACCTTCGTACTGCTCGCAGTGTTTCTCGCGCTCGCGATCCGGGTCAAAAAGTGCGAAGCCGCCCGGAGTCGGGCGTAG
- a CDS encoding valine--tRNA ligase, producing the protein MSTDTPEHADDEPSLEGGYDPDAVESRWQQRWIDEDVYAYEGDEKRDPNTVYSIDTPPPTVSGSLHMGHLYGSTLQDFAARFQRMHDGDVLFPFGYDDNGIASERLTESELDIRHQDYERREFQELCREVCQEYEDDFTRKMQNLGTSIDWNNTYKTIEPRVQRISQLSFLDLHEKGREYRKKAPAIWCPDCETAISQVEMEDDERGSHFNDIAFELVGEDAPREEFVISTTRPELIPACVSVFVHPDDEENQDLVGETARIPIFGHEVSIIEDERVDMEKGSGVVMCCTFGDQNDIEWYQAHDLPLRVAIDESATMTDLAGPYEGMSTEEAREAIVEDLDDEGYLRDRREITHAVQVHERCDTAVEYRVSKQWYVEILDHKEEYLEAGREMDWYPEKMFARYEHWIEGLEWDWLISRQRDSGIPFPVWYCGDCDHPIMADREDLPVDPLSDEPPVSACPECGHDEFEAEEDVFDTWATSSLTPLINAGWDWDAESEAFTMDNPELYPFDLRPQGHDIISFWLFHTIVKCYEHTGEVPFDATMINGHVLDENREKMSKSRGNVVAPDEVLADYPVDAVRFWAASAAVGDDFPYQEKDLRAGEKLLRKLWNASKLVDTLAPADPDEPADLEAIDRWLLAELDDAVADLTAHLEDYEFAKARDRLRTFFWNTFCDDYLEIAKTREDNPSTQYALRTAHRTFLELWAPFLPHATEEIWQAVYSDDSETLENDSIHVHDWPSPQGYDADLEAGETAMEVISALRRYKSENQLPLNADLESVAVYGPIEGFEDAIQHVMHVRELDVLAEPPEITTEVAEIDLDYSTLGPKFGSKVGEIDAGIESGEYEIDDDAGVLRVAGEELEEELFEVELERTYSGEGEMVETESAVVILE; encoded by the coding sequence ATGAGCACGGACACGCCCGAACACGCCGACGACGAGCCCAGCCTCGAGGGCGGCTACGATCCCGACGCCGTCGAATCGCGCTGGCAGCAGCGCTGGATCGACGAGGACGTTTACGCCTACGAGGGCGACGAAAAGCGGGATCCGAACACCGTTTACTCGATCGACACGCCGCCGCCGACGGTCTCGGGCAGCCTGCACATGGGCCACCTCTACGGCTCGACGCTGCAGGACTTCGCGGCCCGGTTCCAGCGGATGCACGACGGCGACGTGCTCTTTCCCTTCGGCTACGACGACAACGGGATCGCCAGCGAGCGCCTGACCGAGTCGGAACTGGACATCCGCCATCAGGACTACGAGCGCCGGGAGTTCCAGGAACTCTGCCGCGAGGTCTGTCAGGAGTACGAGGACGACTTCACCCGCAAGATGCAGAACCTCGGAACCTCGATCGACTGGAACAACACGTACAAGACGATCGAACCTCGCGTCCAGCGGATCTCCCAGCTCTCCTTCCTCGACCTCCACGAGAAGGGACGCGAGTATCGGAAGAAGGCACCCGCGATCTGGTGTCCCGACTGCGAGACGGCCATCTCGCAGGTCGAGATGGAAGACGACGAGCGCGGCTCGCACTTTAACGACATCGCGTTCGAACTCGTCGGCGAGGACGCCCCGCGCGAGGAGTTCGTCATCTCGACGACGCGACCGGAACTCATCCCGGCCTGCGTCTCCGTCTTCGTCCACCCGGACGACGAGGAGAATCAGGACCTCGTCGGCGAGACCGCTCGGATTCCGATCTTCGGCCACGAGGTGTCGATCATCGAGGACGAGCGCGTCGACATGGAGAAGGGAAGCGGCGTCGTGATGTGCTGTACCTTCGGCGACCAGAACGACATCGAGTGGTACCAAGCCCACGACCTCCCGCTGCGCGTGGCCATCGACGAGTCCGCGACGATGACCGACCTCGCCGGCCCCTACGAGGGCATGTCCACCGAGGAGGCCCGCGAGGCCATCGTCGAGGACTTAGACGACGAGGGCTACCTCCGCGACCGCCGGGAGATCACCCACGCCGTGCAGGTCCACGAACGCTGTGACACCGCCGTCGAGTACCGCGTCTCCAAGCAGTGGTACGTCGAAATCCTCGACCACAAGGAGGAGTACCTCGAGGCCGGCCGGGAGATGGACTGGTACCCCGAGAAGATGTTCGCCCGCTACGAGCACTGGATCGAGGGCCTCGAGTGGGACTGGCTAATCTCGCGCCAGCGTGACTCGGGCATTCCGTTCCCGGTCTGGTACTGCGGGGACTGTGATCACCCGATCATGGCCGACCGTGAGGACCTGCCGGTCGATCCGCTCTCGGACGAGCCCCCCGTCTCGGCCTGTCCGGAGTGCGGCCACGACGAGTTCGAGGCCGAAGAGGACGTCTTCGACACGTGGGCGACCTCCTCGCTGACCCCGCTGATCAACGCCGGCTGGGACTGGGACGCCGAGAGCGAGGCGTTCACGATGGACAACCCCGAACTCTACCCGTTCGACCTGCGCCCGCAGGGCCACGACATCATCTCGTTCTGGCTGTTTCACACCATCGTCAAGTGCTACGAGCACACCGGCGAGGTGCCCTTCGACGCGACGATGATCAACGGCCACGTGTTAGACGAGAACCGCGAGAAGATGTCCAAATCGCGGGGGAACGTCGTCGCACCCGACGAGGTGCTCGCGGACTACCCCGTCGACGCCGTCCGGTTCTGGGCCGCAAGCGCCGCGGTCGGCGACGACTTCCCGTATCAGGAGAAGGACCTCCGGGCCGGCGAGAAGCTCCTGCGCAAGCTCTGGAACGCCTCGAAACTCGTCGACACGCTCGCGCCCGCCGATCCCGACGAGCCCGCCGACCTCGAGGCGATCGACCGCTGGCTCCTCGCCGAGCTAGACGACGCCGTCGCGGACCTCACCGCCCACCTCGAGGACTACGAGTTCGCGAAGGCCCGCGACCGGCTGCGGACCTTCTTCTGGAACACGTTCTGTGACGACTACCTCGAGATCGCCAAGACCCGAGAGGACAACCCCTCGACGCAGTACGCGCTGCGGACCGCCCACCGCACGTTCCTCGAGCTGTGGGCACCGTTCCTGCCCCACGCGACGGAGGAGATCTGGCAGGCCGTCTACAGCGACGACTCCGAGACCCTCGAGAACGACAGCATCCACGTCCATGACTGGCCCAGCCCACAGGGCTACGATGCTGACCTCGAGGCCGGCGAGACCGCCATGGAAGTCATCTCGGCGCTGCGTCGCTACAAGAGCGAAAACCAGCTACCGCTGAACGCCGACCTCGAGTCGGTCGCCGTCTACGGCCCCATCGAGGGCTTCGAGGACGCGATCCAGCACGTGATGCACGTGCGGGAACTCGACGTGCTCGCGGAGCCGCCGGAGATCACGACCGAGGTCGCCGAAATCGACCTCGACTACTCCACGCTCGGCCCGAAGTTCGGCTCGAAGGTCGGCGAGATCGACGCCGGCATCGAGAGCGGCGAGTACGAAATTGACGACGACGCCGGCGTGCTGCGCGTCGCCGGCGAGGAACTCGAAGAGGAGTTGTTCGAGGTCGAACTCGAGCGCACCTACTCGGGCGAGGGCGAGATGGTCGAAACGGAGTCGGCCGTCGTCATCCTCGAGTAA
- the pdxS gene encoding pyridoxal 5'-phosphate synthase lyase subunit PdxS codes for MTEETDLEELRRGTDLVKRGFARMQKGGVIMDVVDPEQARIAEEAGAVAVMALEAVPADIRKRGGVARMADPADVEEIVDSVSIPVMGKSRIGHTKEAQILEAVGVDMIDESEVLTPADDAYHIDKRDFTAPFVCGARNLGEALRRIDEGAAMIRTKGEAGTGDVNQAVHHQRTIKGAIRELEGMKHEEREAYAREIEAPAELVHETAEMGRLPVVNFAAGGIATPADAALMMHHECDGIFVGSGIFGAENPPEMAEAIVEATNNWDDPETLAEISKNLGKSMKGDANVDLPEEEKMQGRGV; via the coding sequence ATGACCGAGGAAACCGACCTCGAGGAACTCAGACGCGGGACCGATCTCGTCAAGCGCGGCTTCGCACGGATGCAGAAAGGCGGCGTCATCATGGACGTCGTCGACCCCGAGCAGGCCCGCATCGCCGAGGAGGCCGGCGCGGTCGCGGTGATGGCGCTGGAAGCCGTCCCCGCGGACATTCGCAAACGCGGTGGCGTCGCCCGGATGGCCGACCCCGCGGACGTCGAGGAAATCGTCGATTCAGTCTCGATCCCCGTTATGGGCAAATCCCGAATCGGCCACACGAAGGAGGCCCAGATCCTCGAGGCCGTCGGGGTCGACATGATCGACGAGTCCGAAGTGCTCACCCCCGCCGACGACGCCTACCACATCGACAAGCGCGACTTCACCGCACCGTTCGTCTGCGGCGCGCGCAATCTCGGCGAAGCCCTGCGCCGGATCGACGAGGGCGCGGCAATGATCCGCACCAAGGGCGAGGCCGGCACCGGCGACGTGAACCAGGCCGTCCACCACCAGCGGACGATCAAGGGCGCGATCCGCGAACTCGAGGGGATGAAACACGAGGAACGGGAGGCCTACGCTCGAGAGATCGAGGCGCCCGCGGAACTGGTCCACGAGACAGCCGAGATGGGGCGACTGCCGGTCGTCAACTTCGCCGCGGGCGGGATCGCGACGCCCGCCGACGCCGCGCTCATGATGCACCACGAGTGCGACGGCATCTTCGTCGGCAGCGGGATCTTCGGCGCGGAGAACCCGCCGGAGATGGCCGAGGCGATCGTTGAGGCGACCAACAACTGGGACGACCCCGAGACCCTCGCCGAGATCTCGAAGAACCTCGGCAAGAGCATGAAAGGCGACGCGAACGTCGATCTCCCCGAGGAAGAGAAGATGCAGGGCCGGGGCGTCTGA
- a CDS encoding acetoacetate decarboxylase family protein: MTAVDERTRRQLSTGHEVALPLALSFAMGGVTVPARRSRLEAVLPDGLSSLAIAPGIGCVTLVGIQYHRVGGGTRGATGLEPYDEFAVIVPAVRGSQTSLPGAQLADGEIGGYVHWLPVTTDPSVALGREIWGYPKERAAITVTDGPDGVRTVVDGGRYGDESVRLEIARPRLEPTARDWTMASYTTKDGALLRTTARIRGEVALGLGPSIGTRLEVAPELAEELGLWRRPIARLYGSSVRAHLFEGERVDG, translated from the coding sequence ATGACAGCAGTCGACGAACGGACGCGACGGCAACTCTCGACCGGCCACGAGGTCGCGCTCCCGCTCGCGCTCTCGTTCGCGATGGGCGGCGTTACCGTTCCGGCGCGGCGCAGCCGGCTCGAGGCGGTCCTGCCCGACGGGCTCTCGTCGCTCGCGATCGCACCCGGTATCGGCTGCGTCACGCTCGTCGGGATCCAGTACCATCGCGTCGGCGGTGGCACTCGAGGTGCGACCGGACTCGAGCCCTACGACGAGTTCGCCGTCATCGTCCCGGCGGTCCGCGGGAGCCAGACGAGCCTCCCGGGCGCACAGCTCGCCGACGGCGAGATCGGCGGCTACGTCCACTGGCTGCCGGTGACGACCGACCCGTCGGTCGCGCTCGGCCGAGAGATCTGGGGCTATCCCAAGGAGCGGGCCGCTATCACGGTAACCGACGGGCCGGACGGCGTCCGTACCGTCGTCGACGGCGGCCGCTACGGAGACGAATCGGTCCGCCTCGAGATCGCCCGCCCGCGACTCGAGCCGACCGCGCGCGACTGGACGATGGCCAGTTACACGACGAAAGACGGCGCGCTCCTGCGGACGACGGCCCGAATTCGGGGCGAGGTGGCGCTCGGCCTCGGGCCGTCGATCGGCACGCGACTCGAGGTCGCGCCGGAACTGGCCGAGGAACTCGGGCTGTGGCGACGACCCATCGCGCGGCTGTACGGGTCGTCCGTTCGTGCGCACCTGTTCGAGGGTGAGCGGGTGGATGGGTGA
- a CDS encoding homoserine kinase, with protein sequence MLTVRAPATSANLGSGFDVFGVALGTPADVVRVERAPETTISITGAGSEYIPEDPAKNTVGAVAEALDAPARIRIDKGVRPSSGLGSSAASAAAAAIALNALYDRGRSREELVPVAAEGEALVSGEAHADNVAPSLLGGFTVVTDDGVTQVDASVSVVACLPDISVSTRDARGVVPDSAPMDDVVTTVGNAATLTVGMTRDDPDLVGSGMNDDIVTPERTRLITGYDRVREAALEAGATGVTVSGAGPGILAVCHRRDQRAIASAMVDGFDAAGVDSRAYQTAIGQGATLYRDDS encoded by the coding sequence ATGCTCACCGTGCGGGCGCCTGCGACGAGTGCGAACCTCGGGAGTGGCTTCGACGTCTTCGGCGTCGCTCTCGGAACGCCCGCCGACGTGGTCCGGGTCGAACGCGCCCCGGAAACGACGATTTCGATCACCGGTGCCGGCAGCGAGTACATCCCGGAAGACCCCGCCAAGAACACCGTCGGTGCGGTCGCGGAGGCGCTCGACGCCCCGGCCCGCATCCGGATCGACAAGGGCGTCAGACCGTCCTCGGGACTGGGGTCGTCGGCCGCGAGCGCGGCCGCCGCCGCCATCGCGTTGAACGCGCTCTACGACCGCGGCCGCTCACGGGAAGAACTCGTCCCCGTCGCGGCCGAGGGCGAGGCGCTCGTCTCCGGCGAGGCCCACGCGGACAACGTCGCGCCCTCACTGCTCGGCGGCTTTACCGTCGTCACCGACGACGGCGTCACGCAAGTCGACGCGTCGGTCTCCGTCGTCGCCTGCCTGCCCGATATCTCCGTGTCGACGCGCGACGCGCGCGGCGTCGTCCCCGACTCGGCCCCGATGGACGACGTCGTCACCACCGTCGGCAACGCCGCCACGCTGACCGTCGGCATGACGCGAGACGATCCGGATCTCGTCGGCAGCGGCATGAACGACGATATCGTCACGCCCGAACGCACCCGGCTCATCACCGGCTACGACCGGGTTCGCGAGGCCGCCCTCGAGGCGGGCGCGACCGGCGTGACGGTCAGCGGGGCCGGGCCGGGGATCCTCGCGGTCTGTCACCGACGGGACCAGCGGGCGATCGCCTCGGCGATGGTCGACGGCTTCGACGCAGCCGGCGTCGACAGCCGGGCCTACCAGACCGCGATCGGGCAGGGCGCGACGCTGTACCGGGACGACTCGTAG
- a CDS encoding XdhC family protein — MTSQDWSVPETEVLGAVREACTSDRRAVLATIVRVEGSAYRRPGTKMLIDGDGDGVGSLTAGCLEDEVRSLAASVLESGRPRLERFDLSGDDDVWGLGIGCNGVIDIFLEPLTDTLEPPLSVVDDGGDCTVVTVLESEDAAFARGDRAYYHADAGEFRELSGTWPDDVTARLEESASALAPAGTAETVTIDRGGSAVTLFLDGIAAPPELVVFGSGHDVAPVVRLATLADFRVIVVGFRGAVATSDRFPAADRTVSTAPARIRETLELDERTYAVVMSHNFVDDRLALDELVRSPVPYVGLMGPSKRFEEMLEAFAEEDRTFTEAELASVYTPIGLDLGSETPHQIAMSIVSEALAVHNDRSPAHLRDRDGALHDRADIELDDPPQQ, encoded by the coding sequence ATGACTTCGCAAGACTGGAGCGTGCCCGAGACGGAAGTCCTCGGCGCGGTCCGCGAGGCGTGTACGTCGGATCGGCGAGCGGTTCTCGCGACGATCGTCCGCGTGGAGGGAAGCGCGTACCGCCGGCCGGGGACGAAAATGCTGATCGACGGCGACGGGGACGGCGTCGGGAGCCTCACCGCGGGCTGCCTCGAGGACGAAGTTCGCTCGCTCGCGGCGTCCGTCCTCGAGTCCGGGCGGCCTCGGCTCGAGCGATTCGACTTGAGCGGAGACGACGACGTGTGGGGACTCGGTATCGGCTGTAACGGCGTGATCGATATCTTCCTCGAACCACTCACCGACACACTCGAACCACCGCTGAGCGTAGTCGACGACGGCGGTGACTGTACGGTCGTCACGGTCCTCGAGAGCGAGGACGCGGCGTTCGCCCGCGGCGATCGTGCGTACTACCACGCCGACGCCGGCGAGTTCCGTGAGCTATCCGGGACGTGGCCCGACGACGTGACGGCCCGGCTCGAGGAGTCCGCATCGGCGCTCGCGCCGGCCGGCACCGCGGAGACGGTCACGATCGACAGGGGCGGTTCGGCGGTGACGCTCTTTCTCGACGGAATCGCCGCGCCGCCGGAGCTCGTGGTCTTCGGGTCGGGACACGATGTCGCCCCGGTCGTCCGGTTGGCGACGCTGGCCGACTTTCGGGTGATCGTCGTCGGCTTCCGCGGGGCCGTCGCGACGAGCGACCGGTTCCCCGCCGCGGATCGCACCGTCTCGACGGCGCCCGCACGCATCCGCGAGACGCTCGAGTTGGACGAGCGGACGTACGCCGTCGTCATGAGTCACAACTTCGTGGACGATCGGCTCGCCCTCGACGAACTCGTGCGGTCGCCGGTCCCCTACGTCGGTCTGATGGGACCGAGCAAGCGCTTCGAGGAAATGCTCGAGGCGTTCGCCGAGGAGGATCGAACGTTCACGGAGGCGGAACTCGCGTCCGTCTACACGCCGATCGGACTGGATCTGGGGAGCGAGACACCGCATCAGATCGCGATGAGCATCGTCTCCGAGGCCCTCGCCGTCCACAACGACCGCTCGCCGGCCCATCTCAGGGACCGGGACGGCGCGCTCCACGACCGAGCCGATATCGAACTCGACGACCCGCCACAGCAGTGA